TGTTGTCGACGACAACGCAGCCTGCAGCCGCAGCGATCGGCGCATACTGTTTAGACACCGAACCGCCCGCTGAAAATAATCCAATGTGCACACCTGAAAAATCAAAGTCAGCGAGATTCAGCACGTCCAGTTCACGGTTATTGAATCGCACCGTTTTTCCTGCTGAACGCTCACTGGCCAAGGGATACAACTTATCCACGGGAAAATCACGCTCCTGAAGCACCGTCAAGAACGTTTCTCCCACAGCGCCTGTTGCCCCTACGATCGCCACATTCAGCCGTCTGCTCATAATAACCTCGTTTATTGTCTTGTTGTCTTCAAATCTTGGGGAAAGTTCATCGCCACGTCAAGGCTCATGGAGCGTCCCCATCAGCGATTCTGTGCTTTATGACGCAAATAGTGATCCATGATCACTAAAGCCATCATCGCCTCCGCAATAGGAACGGCGCGAATCCCCACACAGGGATCATGGCGGCCTTTGGTCACAACTGTGACTTCCTCCCCTGCAATGTTCAGTGTTTTACCGGGTTTAATAATGCTGGAAGTCGGTTTGAGAGCCAAGCTGACTTCCAGGTTTTGTCCGGTGGAGATACCACCTAAAATGCCGCCGGCATGGTTGCTCAAAAAACCGGTTTTATCCATTTCATCGCGATGCTCACTCCCCTTTTGGGTGACCACGGCAAATCCCGAACCAATTTCAACCCCTTTTACGGCATTAATCGACATCATGGCAGCAGCGAGCGTCGCATCGAGTTTATCAAAAACCGGATCCCCCAGACCCGCCGGCATGTTTCGAGCCATGACATTCACGCGGGCCCCAATGGAATCCCCTTCCCGGCGTAATTGATCAATGGTATTGGCCAGCGCGTCAATCTGATGCGTGTTAGGGCAAAAAAAAGCATTGCGATCGATTTCGTTTTCGTCAACAAAATCGAGGATCAACTCTCCCATTTGCTGCAGGTAACCAACGATTTCAATCCCCGTCTCCTGCTTCAAATACAAACGGGCAATGGCGCCAGCCGCCACCCGCGCCGCGGTTTCACGCGCAGAAGAGCGCCCGCCGCCGCGGTAATCACGATGGCCGTACTTGTGATGGTACGTGTAATCGGCATGGCCTGGGCGAAAGACATGCTTTATTTCTTCATAGTCACTGCTGCGCTGATCCTGATTGCGAATCAGCAAGGCAATGGGTGTGCCGGTGGTCACTCCTTCAAAAACACCGGACAAAATCTCCACGCTATCGGCCTCACGGCGTTGCGTGGTGTACTTGGATTGGCCGGGTTTTCGTTTATCCAGAAAAGGCTGTATGACCTCTTCACTTAAGGCAAGACCTGGGGGACAGCCATCGACAATACAGCCTAATGCCTTGCCATGACTTTCGCCAAACGTCGTCACTCGAAACAAATGGCCAAAGGTATTTCCGCTCATGTTGCTTCCTTATTTGCCAAAATAGCGCTTAAGCTGGGTCTGAGTCAGCAGGAATACTCCCTGGCCGCCATTTTCAAACTCAAGCCAGGTGAATTCCAGATCGGGAAAGGCGTCAGAGAGCGCTTGCTCGCTATTTCCTACCTCAACGACCAAAATGCCATGGTCCGTCAGATAATCATGGGCATTGGCCAGTATTTTTTCCACCAGGGCAAGGCCATTGTTAGCCGCTTCAAGCGCCATCACGGGTTCATGGCGGTACTCCTGCGGCAAGGTCTGCATTTCCTCCTCGCCAACATAGGGAGGATTGGACACAATGATGTCATAGCGGACGGCCGGCACATTGTCCCAACAATCGGATTGAATGAGA
This Legionella sp. MW5194 DNA region includes the following protein-coding sequences:
- the aroC gene encoding chorismate synthase, yielding MSGNTFGHLFRVTTFGESHGKALGCIVDGCPPGLALSEEVIQPFLDKRKPGQSKYTTQRREADSVEILSGVFEGVTTGTPIALLIRNQDQRSSDYEEIKHVFRPGHADYTYHHKYGHRDYRGGGRSSARETAARVAAGAIARLYLKQETGIEIVGYLQQMGELILDFVDENEIDRNAFFCPNTHQIDALANTIDQLRREGDSIGARVNVMARNMPAGLGDPVFDKLDATLAAAMMSINAVKGVEIGSGFAVVTQKGSEHRDEMDKTGFLSNHAGGILGGISTGQNLEVSLALKPTSSIIKPGKTLNIAGEEVTVVTKGRHDPCVGIRAVPIAEAMMALVIMDHYLRHKAQNR